The window TGGATCTAATTTTGAGATTTGTCAGTTCTCTTTCAGCTTTTGGATGAGAAAAGAGACCTTGCTTGGTTTTCCTATGTCAAACATAGTGGGGTGATTTAATCAAGCTCATTTAACATATCTAATATTTGAGACACATTTAGTTGAATTGGTTGTACTTTTCGATTTACAATATCATACAAGACATTTATTCAACCTTTTCTTGAACAAGATAATACTAACATACTACTTATGGACAATGatgtaatatatgtatgtatatatgttgaATACTACTTGGTGACTTTCTTTTAACCTATGAGACTTACTGAAGTCAGTACATTACAATAACATAATTTAAAGCTTAGCTGACAATTTGATTTTtgggattctttttttgtttcttggggGTTTTTGCtcataattgaaatatattttggcaaCCAACAGAGGCACAGCTTCAGCTTAGAATTTTACAGTTGAACAATTCACACTTCAAAATTCATGAAGAATCACTGAAACCCACTATAATCACTAATTCAACTACTAATTTCTTTTTGCGCCACTGACCTTATGATTTATCCTAAAAAAGTAAGGAAGTCAGTCTATCAGTAGGCAAAAAGATAAATCCACCCATAAATACTAGAGTCTGTCTAAGCTATTTTAATGAAAAGGTGAGAAGGGAATATCAGATGGTCTTTACCTTTTCCCCTTAACACCCTCAATCATGTATCTTACATTGAAATGACTTGCCTTTGTATCTTCATCAATATTCTCTGAAACTCTGCTTAATGCAGTTTTCTGTGGAGTAGATTTCTGCACATGGAAGATAAATCTTGGATCCCACCTAGAATGTCATGGTCACTGAAATAACTCTTCATTAgatagtttgtgtgtgtatgtatgtgcgtgtgtgttttaACTGCAAAGAATGCTACCTTAAGAAAATTTGATTAGCAGGATCCAGCATAGGTATAAGAATTCTTTGGACCCTTTAACTCTTTGACTCAAAAACTCTTCCAGGAGATTGTGCACAGCCCAGTACTCAGGAGGAGCTACTCAACATGGAGCACACCTTCCCTGTGGGCCAGTTGGTTTATGCTCACCTTAGAGGCTGAGAGGCACCACAAAACAGGGGCTagaaaaaactgaattttactccccacccccaagacTTGAGTAGTTCTAAAATTTCAGCTTGCCTCCAGCTTCTCACTGGCAAGCTTTCTCGGCTTGTAACTTTTGGACAGCACTATCAAGGAGCTCCATGGACTCTCTGAGAGTGACGTTGATTTTAAATGGCTTGGGTTTAATGCTCAGGCCGTAAGTGAAATTCATTTTGGGGGGCTCATTTGGGTTGGCCCTGAAATTGCACTGGTGAGCCAGGATGGAAGTGAAGAGAAACAGCTGCATCTTAGAAAGCTCTTCGCCAATGCACCGCCGTCTGCCCACTGAAAAAATCATCACGCTGCTGGTTAGGTCCTTGTTGATGAAACCATCCTTGTCCAAGAATCGAGCTGGATCAAAGTCCTCTGGGTTAGGCCACTTCACTGGGTCATGATTCACAGACCACTGGTTAACGAAAACCACCGTGTCCTTGGGGATGTGGTAGCCCAAGATAGAGGTGTTGGCAGTGGTGGCGTGAGGAATGGTGACAGGCACAAAGCTGGAGAAGCGCATGGCTTCGTAGAGAAAGGCCATAACGTAGGGCAGGTTGGGCTGGTCGTCCATACAGGGCAGACGATCCCTCCCCACGACCTGATCTAATTCTGCCTGGACCCGAGCCTGCACTTCAGGGTACCTGTTTGGGTTTtgattcagaggaagaaaaacaagtgaGCAAAATTAATTCTTCTTTCATCTAGAAAGTacattacaatttattttaattctacttttctTTAAACAGGCTATCTAGGTCAGTGGTTGAATTAATacttctggtaaaaaaaaaacatctaaaaCAGCTTCCTAATTTCTTACTAAATTACAAAATGGACTTTAgcaattatatttcttataataagCCTCACATGGCTAAAGCTCTCTCTCCCATAATAAGTCAAAAAACTCTAAATTTTCTCAGTCTAAAACACAATAATGGACAAGGCTGATTTCCGTGGATAATTCCAACAGACAAGCTGTTCTCACTTTATACAACGATAACTGGTATCCTGATGGATAAAGTCACATACtgtatttcctaaatttaaaagcaaattccCAGTATTCATAAGATTATGGTGAAAATAGTAATACTTATTTACTGCTGATTACATAAACTGGCACGAtccttttggaaaacaaaatcatAGTACAAAGCAAGATCCATAAGGGTAACCCCTCCTCCCTCATTTTAAAACCAGTTACCCATACCTAGAAACgtatttttaggaaataatttaacAGATACAAAAATATGTAACCACAACtatagctaaaatttttaaaatacaatcaaGGCCAATGACCaaaagctcaataaatgattATATACAACTATACATTATGATGGCAGAATTAATCCatcaaaaattagtaaaataaaaataaataaaaaagtaaaaaaaaattagtaaaataaatattaaaagataggGAAATATCCACCACAATAATTCACAAAGTGCCAGAAGTCAAAAAGCATGTAACTAATTATTGCAACTCTAAAAAAATGTAAGCATGTATGTGATGAAATTATGGGTGATCTAAAAGGGCCAAATAGTGTATATTTTGAACTTGGTGGACCAAACCCTCTCTCAAAACTATTCAACGCTGCCTTGTATTGCAGTGTGAAatcagccacagacaatacataaatgaatggccATGGCTGTTTCAACAAAACTTatatacaaaaacaggtggtggaaTTTGCCAAACCCTGTCATATTGTCTTTtcactaaaaagaagaaaaaagtattcaTCAGCATATGACcccaaaattgttttatttacttttgctgcCCAATTGGAGTACAGAGAGAACTATTTACAGCTCAGtcctaatgaaaaagaaaggttGTTTCAAAAGATGAAATGCTTATCTGGTGATGCAAAGGACCTATTTAACTATTCTGGGATGGCTTTCTCCCCATCTATGGCTGACttctgtttatttaatttctgCCCCTCCTCCCGACTGTTTCTATGATCTTAATACtgaaaagctattttaaatatacaaaaacgTGTAATTTGTGAAGATAGCTGTACAGCATTAAGGAAATACAGATTGCAGTGAATTTTAATAAGAAGCTGTCCCTGCCTTCCAAATACCGTACTGTGGCGCCTGCAGATTCAGCATCTCCAACCGCTTACTTGTGCGCCAAGAAATGGCACAACCAGGCTTTCTGGTCTCTCAGGCAATCAAGATTTGCCTTGGGCGTGACATTTGCCCCTGGGATACGGTTTCCAGATAAAATATGGGCCACcaagttaaatctgaatttcagataaacaccAACTAATCCTTCGGTATAACTAAGTACCgtgtaaattttatctttaatttactAAATCTGGCGACCCGACACCGGGAACCTGGAATTCGTGCATGTTGGAGTGTAGCAGAGGTTGGCGCCTTTATCAAGGTATCATTGAGGGTCAGCTAACCGAGCCGAGGGCAGGGGTCCTGGGTACCCCGAATGCCCTTCTAGATGCTACTCTGCACTCGGTAAAAGTGATTGCTTTTTACGCTGACACTTCTCTTACTCCTAGCGTCGCAGTTTTATAAATCAGCACTGTCCGCTGGTGTTTGGCCGCCTTCCGAAAGCCTGCGTGCGCGTTTTTGCCCCAGAACAAAGCCCTGACCGCGTTTCGCTTTCAGCGCCAGGCCTGGGTGGCCTCCGATCCGCGCCAAAAACTGTCTGCACCGAGGCTGCTGtgtttatttaatgtatttacgGTGTTACCCTTTCTTTCGGAACCAGTCCAATTTTGCTACCATTGCGCCGGGGAGAGAGACATTAGGGCTGATCCGCGGGCGCTTTAAAAACATCTTGGTTTTCAAGGGGGTTCTTACACATTTGTGCCCATTCGCAAGCGGGGAAGGGGAGGATAGCGACAGGATCGGAGATGCGGAGAGGTCGGGGCACCGCGTGGTGGGGTGTGCACGCGCGTGTCCGGGCCCGCGCCTTGCAGCCCTGGGCGTTGCTTTCGGGACGCGATCTCAGTTCTGAGTGACGGGGACCTGGATCGAAACCCTAAAGCCCGCGCGCTGCTTAAGACCTCAGCCTGCCCCACTCCGCCCTTttcagagggaaagaggaaggccTGTCCCACGCCTTTTGGAGGCTTTACCTGACGAGAAGGAGGAGCAGCCACTGCAGCGCGGTAGACAGGGTGTCCTGGCTGGCGCCGAAGATGTCGGTGACAGTGGACGGCACGTTTTCCAGGTCCAGCTGCGTTCCACCGTCGCCGGAGTCCCCGGCCGCCTTCTTTTCCGCGGAGAGGATGAAGGCGTCCATCAAGTCTCGGGGGGCGGCCCCGGGCCGAAGACTTTCCCGGTGCCTCAGGAACTTGTCCAGGACGAAGTTGCTGAAGTTGCGGTTGAGCTGCTCGAATTGGCGGAAGGCGGTGCGCACCGGGTTGGGAAAGAGCTGCAGCCAGGGCAGCACGTCCACCAGGCTGCCCGCGCCCACCGTGCGCCCGAACTCCTCGTTGTGGCTGAGCAACTCGACGAACTCGGCGTCGTCATGGTTGTAGCGGCAGCCAAAGCACACGGCGCTCATGACGTTGGCCACGGCCACGACAGTCAGCTGCCTCGGGTCGAGAAAGGCACCGCCCGCGCTGCCGCGCACCAGCAGAGCCACCATCTCGCGCACCTCGCCCAGCACGTGGCCCTCGAGGACGCGGCGGCTGTGCGGCTGGCGCGTGGAGAAGGCGCGCATAGTGCCATACGCCGCGCGCCGCTGCGTCTTCCAGTACTCAGAATAATGTCCGAAAGCCACGCTCCGGCCGTCGGACACCACGCGGAAGGAGGCGAAAGGCGGCCGGTCGGCGAAGACTGCACCCTGCTGCACCAGGGCCTGGTGGATGGCGCGCTCGCCATTCAGCACCACTATGGGGCAGCTGCCCAGGCGGATCTGGAAGACGTCGCCGTAGCGCCGCGCCAGGCGCGCGAAGGAGAGGTGAGCCACCCGGCCCACCGCCAACGCGTTTCCGATCAGCGGCCACGGGAAGGGGCCTGGAGGCGCGGAGCCcggctgccgccgccgctgcctcAGCAGCCACTGGCCCACATGCACGGCGGCCAGCACGGAAAGGAGTAGCAGGAGCGTGGTCTGCTGGACGGACAGAAGGCTTAGCGGCCAAGGGTCGtccaggctgaggctggtggcCATGCTGGGGACAGAAAGGTGAAGGCGTGACACAGGTGTGCAGAGAAAGGAACAGGCGCCCCacgcccctgccccagcctcgcACTATTGTGTGCCGTTGGGTGGAGAGGAGGCCGTGCGTAGGTCAGGACAGGGCTGGCTCTCTGGAGAAGTGGCCAAAGACGCTCCTTCCCATCCCCAGCCCAGTCTCCCGTGGAGAAAAAAAGGGGCGTGTTTCCACCTCTCTGTGACCCAGcgccacccccccaccaccaccactcacACACCCGGCGCTTAACGGTTCCTGCAATTTGGGGCCAACACCGCGGGCATCAAGGCGGTGGCTCTTGGTTTCCTTTAAAGtgcctgccaccccacccccgacctGCAGGAACCCATCTGAAGAGGCCGCGAGAAAGCGGCTCCGCCGACAGACTGACCTGCGGGGAGACGCGGTTTGCAGCGGCGCGGGACAGCCGGCTCCGAGAAGGGGTTGGGGCCTTTACCGAACGCAAGACGTCAGCCCGAGAGTCTCCGGGAACCCGGAGGCCAGCCCTGCACACCTGCTGCCCGCTCTGGGAGCTTTAGCACCCACTCTGGAGTCTCTTGGCGTCCTCAGAGCCAGGAGCGCTTGAACTGGGATGGGAACGGAGAAAGGTGCCTCTTTTACCGAGCCCCGCTGCACCTGGGGCTCTGGCAAAGTCAGCGTTTTCTCACAGCGTTGGGATTGAGACTGGGGGGCGATGAGCAGCGTCAATCCCCATGCCCCCTGCGCGGCTCTCACAGCTGGCGTCGCAGAGGTGTTTGCTCACTTTGCAGAGTCAAAACGCGCCATCCCGCTTCTCCGGGTTTTAAGGACTGAGCAGAAGGAGGGGAAACGAGACCTGGCGGGGCGGGGCTTGCGGGGGGCGGGGCGCGCCCGCACCGTCCACACCGCTCGGACTCGCACTCGCGTCTGGGCGCGCGGGTGGTCCGGCCCGGCTCGGCGGCGCACCCCGACGGCCTTGGAGCTCCACCTGCGGCTTTACTGGAAGCCGTGGTGCGAACTCTTCCTCTGTCGAGTAGCCGCTCCTAATCACAGTCACCCCAATCCAGACTGCACGACTTCCCAGAACCGCGCTCGGGACGGAACCAGCCCGAGCCGCTGCGCTCTGGGTGGGAGCGCGCCCCACGCCTCGGGCGCACGACCTCCCTTACTTCTTGTGACATGAGCTTCGTTCCCCAAGAGCAACGCGCTAACGACCCGCAGGCTCCCGAGCCGGGAAGGGAAATCTGTTTGTTCAGAAACAAGGAAAGCGCGAGTTGTGGTGGCGGGTTGCTTTGCAACCCCGccctggttattttatttttcttaaattctcgCAAATTGGCCCCTAAATTGAGACTCTTTGACGTGCAAAATGTTTTACACCTCTTGCGGCTAGATCAGGAGTCCCTGAAAGCAGCCGCTCCCAGGCGCCGGGGCCCCGACCGTCCTAGGGCACACAAAGGCCAGCACTCCCGGGCGCAGCTGGCCCTGCGATTTCCCGCGTAGAAGCGACTCCTGGAGGCGCCGCCCGCTGGAGGGCGCGGGGCAGGCCTGGCAGTGTCCCAGGAGGTTGGCGCAGAGCGTGGAGCCTAGCCCAGGCGAAAAgggaggcaggggatgggggtgggggagatcagggagggagggacgcgAGCGAGGGCGGAGAGTGGCAGGAGAGGCAAATCGCACGCCTCTGAACTTCGCCGGGTGGTAAAGTTTCCCCTGCTGTCGCCTCCCCCTTGCGTGCGGAGCTGTGCTTTGCGTGCGCGGCTTCTGGAAAGTCGGCCCCAGTCATAACCCTTGGGCGCTCCCCGTGGCCGCCCCTCCCGCGCTTCTCAGCACCTGACAACGCGGAGGCGGCGGCCGCCACCACCCTCCGAGTGGGGTGCCGGCCGCCACCACCCTCTGCGGCGCACGCACAGCAGCGCGGGCCAGGCCAGCTGGGTGGACGCCCTGTCCACCGCCCTCAAGCAGGGTCCAAG of the Lemur catta isolate mLemCat1 chromosome 4, mLemCat1.pri, whole genome shotgun sequence genome contains:
- the LOC123636812 gene encoding cytochrome P450 1B1 — its product is MATSLSLDDPWPLSLLSVQQTTLLLLLSVLAAVHVGQWLLRQRRRQPGSAPPGPFPWPLIGNALAVGRVAHLSFARLARRYGDVFQIRLGSCPIVVLNGERAIHQALVQQGAVFADRPPFASFRVVSDGRSVAFGHYSEYWKTQRRAAYGTMRAFSTRQPHSRRVLEGHVLGEVREMVALLVRGSAGGAFLDPRQLTVVAVANVMSAVCFGCRYNHDDAEFVELLSHNEEFGRTVGAGSLVDVLPWLQLFPNPVRTAFRQFEQLNRNFSNFVLDKFLRHRESLRPGAAPRDLMDAFILSAEKKAAGDSGDGGTQLDLENVPSTVTDIFGASQDTLSTALQWLLLLLVRYPEVQARVQAELDQVVGRDRLPCMDDQPNLPYVMAFLYEAMRFSSFVPVTIPHATTANTSILGYHIPKDTVVFVNQWSVNHDPVKWPNPEDFDPARFLDKDGFINKDLTSSVMIFSVGRRRCIGEELSKMQLFLFTSILAHQCNFRANPNEPPKMNFTYGLSIKPKPFKINVTLRESMELLDSAVQKLQAEKACQ